The following proteins are encoded in a genomic region of Chloracidobacterium sp.:
- a CDS encoding single-stranded DNA-binding protein, translating to MSTTVSILGNTGREVKLRYSEKGTAVATFPIASNSYKNGPEGRVKTTHWYNVTAFGKVAETLASNVRKGTHLLVQGRLAFKPWLTKEGQPRAGAEVILQSYDFADGAKTDNGQEVESPEPVQLPEPSISDGDSVVMELSNDQF from the coding sequence ATGTCAACTACAGTATCGATACTCGGAAACACCGGTCGCGAGGTAAAACTCCGTTACTCGGAAAAAGGAACGGCGGTCGCAACATTTCCGATCGCTTCAAATTCTTACAAGAACGGTCCTGAGGGCCGCGTTAAGACCACCCATTGGTACAACGTGACTGCTTTCGGAAAGGTCGCCGAAACCTTAGCGTCGAATGTCAGAAAAGGCACTCATCTGCTTGTGCAGGGACGGCTTGCATTCAAACCTTGGCTGACTAAAGAAGGCCAGCCGCGGGCCGGTGCGGAAGTGATTCTCCAGTCGTACGACTTCGCGGACGGAGCCAAAACTGATAATGGTCAGGAAGTTGAATCTCCCGAACCGGTGCAATTACCTGAGCCTTCGATAAGTGATGGGGACTCGGTCGTTATGGAGCTGAGTAACGACCAGTTCTGA